In the Acropora muricata isolate sample 2 chromosome 1, ASM3666990v1, whole genome shotgun sequence genome, one interval contains:
- the LOC136931036 gene encoding angiomotin-like, with translation MSTMDWTNEDVVKWLREIGLSKYAKRFQGYLVNGAVLMQMDEALLDDLGVTDVNDRGVLLSAKEKLSSLKIEDEETLPRTENDSLRQSVNQPQNKTRPSDTTVAEFDDDAGNDNNNDDEYDDDDDELVQQLEPISDDEESTIDQQIVWDEEFQANYVINLSDSGKYNGSSSQEDLTFTDSDDDDEFDIYDGHKDEKDDLPSPKVSAVASRATQMVELLSSDNLALREKLEDMQCKMNNLQMAECELQNMRTAYNELQVSCRNRESLENSTLEEMERELGRVLKSNEELQEELLNYKNEAEGDKKTLEKHRSDLQLKNNVIQQLINQQNSFVSIRDELENTITQQRRQIEDLLKDKGQLYAQLVQSHERTAFLQKELQPYHASPLKKAHGREKSKVTKGPSLVTEEKVLINHRHTNSTDEGIAEIDGPISSPVLLELLKEKDATIQKLEDQLSRLEQTLQQEGTSRNLAIRAVSMPQEARIAALEQSIEESEKIITECRGQNLKSIEELYVANRRCADLEAIIKSLHSQLAEKSARIHVLQNHNEDNDSDELNEPEWPLDPDFSRTDFAQLRDFAGDSYAESLDSGMSLTTTIDTTVTESEFKTKEDPDQVSVHFWSV, from the exons ATGTCTACGATGGATTGGACAAACGAAGACGTTGTAAAGTGGCTTAGAGAAATAGGTCTTTCAAAATACGCCAAACGATTTCAAG GATACTTGGTCAATGGAGCTGTGTTAATGCAAATGGATGAAGCATTACTTG ATGACCTAGGAGTCACCGACGTGAACGACAGAGGAGTCCTCTTAAGtgcaaaagaaaaattatcGTCGTTGAAAATAGAGGATGAAGAAACATTACCTCGAACTGAAAACGATTCCCTTAGACAAAGTGTCAACCAGCCTCAGAACAAAACACGACCATCTGATACAACTGTCGCCGAGTTTGATGATGATGCtggtaatgataataacaacgaTGACGAatatgatgatgacgacgatgagcTCGTGCAACAGTTGGAGCCTATTTCTGACGATGAGGAATCAACGATCGATCAGCAAATTGTATGGGATGAGGAGTTCCAGGCGAATTACGTTATAAATTTATCCGACAGTGGCAAATACAACGGCTCGAGCTCTCAAGAGGATTTAACTTTCACGGACAGCGATGATGACGACGAATTTG ATATTTATGACGGGCACAAGGACGAGAAAGATGATTTACCTTCCCCAAAGGTGTCGGCGGTTGCTTCAAGAGCAACTCAAATGGTGGAGCTATTATCAAGTGATAACTTGGCACtcagagagaaattggaagacatGCAATGCAAGATGAATAACTTGCAAATG GCGGAATGCGAACTTCAGAATATGCGCACTGCATACAACGAGTTACAAGTTTCATGTAGAAACAGAGAGAGCCTCGAAAACAGTACACTGGAAGAGATGGAGAGAGAGCTGGGAAGAGTTTTGAAAAGTAACGAAGAGTTACAAG AAGAATTACTCAATTACAAGAATGAAGCAGAAGGAGATAAG AAAACTCTTGAAAAGCACAGAAGCGACCTTCAGCTCAAAAACAACGTGATACAGCAACTTATAAATCAAC AAAATAGTTTTGTTTCCATCAGAGATGAGTTAGAAAACACAATAACtcaacaaagaagacaaatagAAGACCTGCTAAAAGACAAAGGGCAACTTTATGCACAACTTGTGCAGAGTCACGAAAGAACAGCTTTCCTTCAAAAAGAG CTGCAACCGTATCACGCAAGTCCTCTAAAAAAGGCGCATGGAAGAGAAAAGAGCAAGGTTACAAAGGGCCCAAGCTTGGTTACAGAGGAAAAGGTGCTCATAAACCACAGGCACACCAACTCGACCGACGAAGGCATCGCAGAGATAGATGGGCCAATTAGTAGTCCCGTTTTATTAGAATTGTTGAAGGAAAAAGATGCAACGATTCAAAAGCTTGAAGATCAATTATCGCGG TTAGAACAGACTTTACAACAAGAAGGTACATCAAGGAATTTGGCCATAAGAGCTGTCTCAATGCCACA GGAGGCAAGAATAGCCGCACTTGAACAATCAATAGAAGAAAGTGAAAAGATCATAACGGAGTGCCGAGGACAGAATCTCAAATCTATTGAAGAACTCTACGTTGCCAACAGACGATGCGCAGATTTGGAAGCCAT AATCAAGTCATTGCACTCGCAGCTAGCAGAAAAGTCAGCCAGGATTCACGTGCTGCAAAACCACAACGAAGACAATGACAGCGATGAACTGAACGAGCCAGAGTGGCCGCTCGACCCAGACTTTTCTCGGACAGACTTTGCCCAACTGAGAGATTTTGCAGGCGATTCTT ATGCGGAATCCCTTGATTCAGGAATGTCACTAACTACCACTATAGACACCACAGTAACAGAGTCTGAATTCAAG acAAAAGAAGATCCAGATCAGGTGTCTGTTCACTTTTGGTCAGTTTAA
- the LOC136930974 gene encoding alpha-1,3-mannosyl-glycoprotein 4-beta-N-acetylglucosaminyltransferase C-like produces the protein MASEIEELLFSEIRTRAEMGKQRFIYLALCGIILYNAASLMKNIFKDSLHSCRTSSSNVGSPVADCSSESLSTRCKGLFDDEEVKRGLILGGKSNNEVFLSVGIMTSGDHEVDNLIQAVRSLKANMAVAEYTEVVLVPVIERGSSEATIKQLEKDFGSDIDSGLVQVISPTNVFLEKAHSMIEPSGWEDVSFTNKFKQKMYYYNIRLAFLLRYCFHISKNFLLLTDQARAVKPYLSIIKSVVGDFENQKLSSYAHDFGAYALPGLGRLYPKKVIGDLTEFGVLFAYGPLPSQLLDSYHLLKATLKGSRQTLETTLFDMTTELRGSKPITEVKTAIDFARGHEFEKAFYYKESFAWLQVPKADQSLDIVLKDPLPISRVRIATGSPLYIDILGNSMVLACGNVQETDTCHDSICAEIGDFRDPIMDVNVPEKILDFPVKCLRIIFTADVKHWVIIREISIWLRETKK, from the exons ATGGCGAGTGAGATTGAAGAGCTTTTGTTTTCAGAGATTCGAACTCGtgctgaaatgggaaaacaacgGTTCATTTACCTGGCTCTGTGCGGAATCATTTTATACAATGCTGCTTCGCTCATGAAAA ACATTTTCAAGGACTCGTTGCATAGCTGTAGAACCTCTTCTTCAAATGTTGGGAGTCCAGTGGCTGATTGCTCGTCCGAGTCTCTTTCGACTCGCTGTAAAGGACTGTTTGATGACGAGGAAGTCAAGAGAGGGCTTATTCTTGGTGGAAAATCAAATAATGAAG TCTTCTTGAGTGTTGGCATCATGACCAGTGGTGACCACGAAGTTGACAATCTTATCCAAGCTGTTCGTTCCCTGAAAGCAAACATGGCAGTCGCAGAATATACTGAGGTTGTGCTGGTGCCTGTAATAGAACGAGGCTCAAGCGAGGCCACCATCAAACAACTCGAGAAGGATTTTGGAAGCGACATAGACAGTGGATTGGTACAGGTTATATCGCCGACCAACGTGTTTTTGGAAAAGGCACACAGTATGATAGAACCTTCGGGATGGGAGGACGTGTCTTTCACCAATAAGTTCAAACAAAAGATGTATTATTACAACATCAGGCTGGCTTTTCTCTTAAGATATTGCTTTCACATCTCAAAAAACTTCTTGTTGTTGACAGATCAAGCGCGAGCAGTCAAACCTTATCTTTCTATCATCAAATCAGTGGTGGGTGATTTCGAAAACCAAAAGCTGTCATCCTATGCGCACGATTTTGGAGCGTATGCTCTTCCTGGTCTCGGGCGACTTTACCCGAAGAAAGTAATCGGAGACTTGACCGAGTTTGGAGTGTTGTTTGCATATGGGCCCCTACCCAGTCAATTGCTGGATAGCTATCATCTCCTTAAAGCGACTCTTAAAGGAAGCAGGCAAACGTTGGAAACAACTTTATTCGACATGACAACGGAACTTCGCGGTTCTAAACCCATAACAGAAGTGAAGACAGCGATTGACTTTGCAAGAGGACATGAATTTGAGAAGGCGTTTTATTACAAAGAAAGCTTTGCTTGGCTACAGGTCCCCAAGGCGGATCAAAGCCTCGATATCGTTTTAAAAGACCCTTTACCCATCTCGCGCGTACGCATTGCCACTGGAAGTCCGCTGTACATTGATATTTTAGGTAACAGTATGGTTCTGGCTTGTGGAAACGTCCAAGAAACAGACACTTGCCATGACTCCATATGCGCAGAAATCGGAGACTTTAGAGATCCAATTATGGATGTAAACGTTCCAGAAAAGATCTTAGATTTTCCTGTGAAATGCTTGAGAATTATCTTTACAGCCGATGTGAAACACTGGGTTATAATTCGAGAGATCTCAATTTGGTTGcgagaaacaaagaaataa
- the LOC136930992 gene encoding LOW QUALITY PROTEIN: uncharacterized protein (The sequence of the model RefSeq protein was modified relative to this genomic sequence to represent the inferred CDS: inserted 1 base in 1 codon; substituted 1 base at 1 genomic stop codon): MKNTSRQLQVLRAPSWNKAEQVWLMIYQFPPLVICPVVLPQAPPFKLHRXPHNVXCEVLLSAKECEDLIAQFFGTKKVVHSYYTCPSKLCNSLRQEEIARLKQHKKKYIHTWHQEKANWWLCFVEGEGMSCLLCKKHAIRTVQNKEESAFTQTASMRLKYDTLKVHRDSDRHCKAVNQELLQRMSVFHKEVVERKETAKDILEKAFSVAYFLAKEHVAIRKFVNLIKFAEDSLGVNHLKYFNHKSEGSIREIFLVLGETIKEEIVRSAQKVQSYGLMVDEVTDISVQSQMLTFIQFVR, encoded by the exons ATGAAAAACACTTCCAGACAACTGCAGGTTCTTCGAGCACCCAGCTGGAACAAAGCCGAACAGGTGTGGCTGATGATTTACCAGTTTCCACCCCTTGTCATCTGCCCTGTAGTTCTACCGCAAGCTCCTCCGTTCAAGCTACATCGATAGCCCCACAACG CATGTGAAGTTCTCTTGAGTGCTAAAGAATGCGAAGACTTAATAGCTCAGTTCTTTGGTACAAAAAAGGTAGTACACAGCTATTACACATGTCCTTCGAAACTCTGCAATAGCTTAAGGCAGGAAGAAATAGCAAGACTGAAGCAACATAAGAAGAAGTACATTCATACCTGGCACCAAGAGAAGGCaaattggtggctttgtttTGTAGAGGGTGAAGGTATGTCCTGCCTGTTATGCAAGAAGCACGCCATAAGAACAGTgcaaaataaagaagaatcagcCTTCACTCAAACAGCTAGCATGCGATTGAAGTACGACACCCTAAAGGTGCATCGTGATTCTGACCGCCATTGCAAAGCAGTTAACCAAGAACTTTTACAGCGCATGTCTGTATTCCATAAAGAAGTTGTCGAACGAAAAGAAACTGCCAAGGACATCTTGGAGAAGGCTTTTTCGGTTGCTTACTTTTTGGCGAAGGAGCACGTTGCAATCAGAAAGTTTGTTAACTTGATTAAGTTTGCAGAGGATTCCCTTGGTGTAAACCATCTCAAATACTTCAATCACAAGTCTGAAGGATCTATCCGAGAAatcttcctcgtcttgggagaAACCATCAAGGAAGAAATAGTGCGCAGTGCACAAAAGGTCCAAAGTTATGGGCTCATGGTAGATGAAGTCACTGATATATCTGTGCAATCCCAAATGCTTACCTTCATACAGTTTGTAAGATGA
- the LOC136930982 gene encoding alpha-1,3-mannosyl-glycoprotein 4-beta-N-acetylglucosaminyltransferase C-like — MGKQHFFSLALCGVILYNAASLMKHIFRDSLSRCSTLPDYVDSPVTDCSPKFLSSPCQGTFDDEEVKRGLVLGRKSNNEVFLSVGIMATRDHEVDNLIQAVRSLKVNMELAEYTEVVLVPVIERGSNEATIKQLEKDFESETGSGLVQVISPTNVFLEKAQSMEPWRWEDVSYIDDFKKKTYNYNIRLAFLFRYCFHISKHFLLFTDQARAVKPYLSIIKQVVGDFENQKLSSYAHDFGANALPGLGRLYPKKVIGDLAEFVVMFAYGPLPSQLLDSYQFIKVRLKESRQTLETTLFDMTTELRGSKPITEVKTAIDFVRGHEFEKAFHYKESFAWLQAPKTNQSLDIVFKDPLLISRVRIATGSPLYKDVSGNGKVLVCGNVPETDSPHDSICAEIGDFRDPSMDVDVPENILDFPVKCLKIIFTADMTHRVIIQEISVWLRV, encoded by the exons ATGggaaaacagcatttcttttCCCTGGCACTCTGCGGGGTCATTTTATACAATGCTGCGTCGCTCATGAAAC ACATTTTCAGGGACTCCTTGTCTCGCTGTAGCACATTGCCAGATTATGTTGACAGTCCAGTAACCGACTGCTCGCCCAAGTTTCTCTCGAGTCCCTGTCAAGGAACATTTGATGACGAGGAAGTGAAAAGAGGGCTTGTTCTTGGTAGAAAATCAAATAATGAAG TCTTCTTGAGTGTTGGCATTATGGCCACTAGGGACCACGAAGTTGACAATCTTATCCAAGCTGTTCGTTCCCTGAAAGTAAACATGGAACTCGCAGAATATACTGAGGTTGTGCTGGTGCCTGTAATAGAACGAGGCTCAAACGAGGCCACCATCAAACAACTCGAGAAGGATTTCGAGAGCGAGACAGGCAGTGGATTGGTACAGGTTATATCGCCGACCAACGTGTTTTTGGAAAAGGCACAGAGTATGGAACCTTGGCGATGGGAGGACGTATCTTACATCGATGATTTTAAAAAGAAGACGTATAATTACAACATCAGGCTGGCTTTTCTCTTTAGATATTGCTTTCATATCTCGAAACACTTCTTGTTGTTCACGGATCAAGCGCGAGCAGTCAAACCTTATCTTTCCATCATCAAACAAGTGGTGGGTGACTTCGAAAACCAAAAGCTGTCATCGTATGCGCACGATTTTGGCGCAAATGCCCTTCCTGGTCTCGGGCGACTTTATCCGAAGAAAGTAATCGGGGACTTGGCCGAATTTGTTGTCATGTTTGCATATGGGCCCCTACCCAGCCAATTGCTGGATAGCTATCAGTTCATTAAAGTGCGACTGAAAGAAAGCAGGCAAACTTTGGAAACAACTTTATTTGACATGACAACGGAACTTCGCGGTTCTAAACCCATAACAGAAGTGAAGACAGCGATTGACTTTGTAAGAGGACATGAATTTGAGAAAGCGTTTCATTACAAAGAAAGCTTTGCTTGGCTGCAGGCGCCCAAGACGAATCAAAGCCTCGATATCGTGTTTAAAGACCCTTTGCTTATCTCGCGCGTGCGCATTGCCACCGGAAGCCCGCTGTACAAAGATGTTTCAGGTAACGGCAAGGTTCTGGTGTGTGGAAACGTCCCAGAAACGGACAGTCCCCATGACTCCATATGCGCAGAAATCGGAGACTTTAGAGATCCAAGTATGGATGTTGACGTTCCAGAAAATATCTTAGATTTTCCTGTGAAATGCTTGAAAATTATCTTTACAGCCGATATGACACACCGGGTTATAATTCAAGAGATCTCGGTGTGGTTGCGAGTATAA